TGCAGCCAGAGCTTATGGTTTTGCTGATGCTCGTGGTTTAGATCCGAAAGATGCTGACGCTAGAACGTCAGTGATAGTAGAAGCTATTGATGATGGAGTTTTTCGTTATGCTCGCTCTACCTCGATTGCTTCTATAGTCTTACAGTAGAGCGCTAGTGAAATTGCTCTAGCATTGACGCTATATCGCTGAAAGCTTCCTACAATCTAAGAGATTTGCTTTCAGCGATAAGATTTGCTTTCTGCAATTGTCTTCTAACAAATTGGTTGCAACAAAATGGAATTTCAGTTTGCAGCTAAGTTTTTTGTTCGTGTATATCCAAAAAGTGAGATTGAGTTGACTAAGATAGTGATTCGCTACAAGGTTATCTCAGTCATTCAAGCTAACTTTCTAAATGTACATCAACGTTCTTAACTATTAAAGCTATTACCGATACTTTCAGTAGTAATAGCTAACAGGATCGATCGGGAGTTCATCTAAATTTATGGCGTTGCCATCTCACATTTACCCAGAAGCACAAAATCTTCCCAAGCAGACAGAAATTGCTAAGGTTTGTGTTTATGGTCTTAGCATCTTATCAGCAGCAACATTCCTATTCTTGCCTCTGTTTAATTTATTGCATCCTAGTCCTTGGCAACGTTGGATGGGTGTAGTACACGGTTCAGCCGCCATACTGGCAACAGTAGTTGCTGTTTATACAGGACATTTAGCTTTCCCATTGCTTCGAGGTGCAAGCAAGATTTTACCGCAACTGCGAACGTTAACATTTTGGACAACAGTACTAGCCTTACTGTCTATTGTTTCAGGTAACTGGGCTTATATGAGATACCGCGCGCCTATAGGTGGTGCGCGTGCTTGGTTGCAATCAAACTCTCCATTAGTTCATAACGTGTTCATGGAATATCACGAATTTACCGTACTGTTTACAGTCCCACTAGGAACAGCTTGTGCGTGGATTCTTTGGCGCTATGGAGACTCTATAGTTGATAAGAAAAATGTTCCTGTTCTGGCAGCTACCTCAATTGCGTTGATGGCAATTATGTTTTTTGCTTTGGGTGGTTTAGTCACTGGTATTGGTATTGCCAAAATCCATAGCTTGTGATCGTTGAATAACTGGAAAAACTGACAAATGAAGCAAAATTCGCCCCAAAAAACTCAAAATTTGATTGACGAGGATAGAACGGTTGATTTGCCAATTTACAGTCAAATTTGGCAGTGGCTCAAGCATTTTCCATCAGGATTAGCTGTTGGTTCTAAAAATCCACCTCATAGTTCTGCTTCAGCAGCCGCTGCCTTAATTAGTGCTAGTTTTGGTTGCTTCTATATGATGGTCAACCAACATTTAACTGTACTTTTTAAATCGTGGGATGAGTTTGTTTGGATGCTTGGCAGTTGGATACCAGGTAGCCACAATGCTAACAAGCTGTTTGGTGAAATTGGTCCATATTCTGGTAAAGAGACATTATTGTTGTTTGGTTGGCTATGCAGTTGGTTTTGGCTGCATAATTTGTGGAAGCGCAAAAACATTCATTTCTCATTCATGTTTTTTTGGATGGCTTTTTTCTTGGTAGCCGCAACTTTGATGAATTGGCATCCATTATTCCCTTACATGCCATTGATGCCAACAAAATAGCTCTAGTTCATGACAAATTTTTGCAGTATCTTGACAAAGCTGATGATTACTCAACAAGAAAATTACTCGAATCAAACTCGCTTGCATCAAATACAAGTAAGACAGATGCATAAAGCTGTATTTGGCTTAGTCGGTATTTGGCTAGCTTTTACAACTACCTTTCTGATTGCCGGTTGGCGAGTTAGCCAAAGTGGAAGGTACAGTAATTTTTATCTCAATTCTTGGACAATTGAAAGTCAAGAACTACCAACCGTTCGTTCTCAGCAGGATAAATCATGAATTTTTTGCTTCGTACCAATTTGTCTAGGGACAATCCCGCTAGCGCTAAATTGTTTGAGCATACGGCAAATCTTTCCGCGTTAGTGAAAGTCTGTACTGTTGTTGACACGAAAATTGAGAGGTAAACAATGACTCATTTAGCAATTGATTCGGAATTATTGACAGACATTGCAGAAGATAGCGAAGCTAGTCTTTGTGGCGGGGTTTCTACAGGAATCAGCATTTCTGCCTTTGCGGACGGTACGAACTTTGCTTATTCTAGAACAGGCGCTTTCAGCTTTGCTGTAAAATTACCAGATCGCCGTAGAGTGTCAATTTCCTTGGGGGGTGGTCTTAGTATAGGCATAGACAATCCCTCAGACTGAATAGATTCATACTTGAGCAAATAGTTCGTCACAATTTTGGCGATCGCCACACTAGATTCTATCCCCCCTCGCTCCCCTAATTCAGGAGATGAGGGGATTTTCTATGGTATATTTCGATCAAAATTTCCAAGTTAGTTGCAGTCCGACAACATCAACATCACTTTCAATGCTTCCTCTCAAATTACCGCTAGTACTGCTAGATAAATCGATCTGACTATCATCAACAAATAAGTGAGCGTAACCGACATCAAAACTAATAGCATCAGAAGCTTTGAAACTAGCACCGATCGCTAACCAAGTACGATTATTATCGGGAATTCTAGGCGATCTATAAGTACTATCTACCGGACTCGGATCGTATGCAACACCAGCACGTAATTCCCAAACTGGACTTAATGTATAGTTAATTCCTAAAGAATAGCGCACTGTATCGTGCCAATTTTCCGGCTGCACGTTATCCGGTTCCGCTGGGTTGTCAAATGTGACGCGCAACTCTTCAAACCGACTCCAATTCGTCCAAGTTACGTCACCTGTAAGTGCAACGCGAGAACTAATTTGATGATAGGCATTGAGAGATAGAGTATCGGGTAGGTTCAATTCAGCGTCGATACTACCATCTTGAAATCGTCCAGTCGCGGTTAAAGCTGACACCGCAGCAGGAACGTTAAAATCAGCCTCCCCTGCTAAATCGTGGGTAATTGCCGAACGATAAGCCAAGCCGAGGCGCGTTTTCCGATTGGGTTCGTAGAGTAACCCCAAGTTATAACCCCAACTCCAATCATCGCCTTCTAATTCGACAGAACCATCAGTTGCTTGAGGCGCGGTACGCAATCTCGTAGCACCAATCAAACCAAAATCGATCGCGTTTGATAGTTTTGCCTCAGCATATTGTAAATTGATGCCAGCACCTAAAGAAAGGTTGTCTGTCAGTTTTGCCGCAACAGTAGGATTAATATTAATTGTGACGAGTTCTGAATTAATCGCGTAGTAGCGCCCAACCCAGTCGCGATCGTACCTCGTCTTCAGACCAAAAGGCGAATTCACTCCTAAACCTAGCTTGACGCGATCGCTGGCATTCCAGACAGCGTAGAAGTTAGGGACAAAAATATCCACGCCGCCGTCTCCGCCATCTCCACCTGTTAAAGGTGCGCCAGTGACAACGACCGAACCTCGATCTTGAAACAGAGCTGTAGGAGATATATAGTATCCTGCCGCGATCGCCGAATTATTTGACAGACGAGTTAATCCAGCAGGGTTGAAAAAGATCGTACTGGCATCATCCGCCGCTGCACTATTAGAAAAAGCACTGCCTAAACCGCGCACGCTTTGTTCGAGAATTGCAAAACCTGATGCTACAGCAGTACTAGTCGTGC
This window of the Chroococcidiopsis thermalis PCC 7203 genome carries:
- a CDS encoding OmpP1/FadL family transporter; translation: MRRTLQSIAALLPLFLALEFFGTTSTAVASGFAILEQSVRGLGSAFSNSAAADDASTIFFNPAGLTRLSNNSAIAAGYYISPTALFQDRGSVVVTGAPLTGGDGGDGGVDIFVPNFYAVWNASDRVKLGLGVNSPFGLKTRYDRDWVGRYYAINSELVTININPTVAAKLTDNLSLGAGINLQYAEAKLSNAIDFGLIGATRLRTAPQATDGSVELEGDDWSWGYNLGLLYEPNRKTRLGLAYRSAITHDLAGEADFNVPAAVSALTATGRFQDGSIDAELNLPDTLSLNAYHQISSRVALTGDVTWTNWSRFEELRVTFDNPAEPDNVQPENWHDTVRYSLGINYTLSPVWELRAGVAYDPSPVDSTYRSPRIPDNNRTWLAIGASFKASDAISFDVGYAHLFVDDSQIDLSSSTSGNLRGSIESDVDVVGLQLTWKF